The following nucleotide sequence is from Sander vitreus isolate 19-12246 chromosome 3, sanVit1, whole genome shotgun sequence.
TGCAGCTACGCCTGCTGACCTCACCCCCGTGGACCAACCTGTGGGATTCCCCCTGGCATGCTTTCATTCACTGGCTGCCATTAAAGCTCTAAATTGCGGCACCAAGGCAGCCCATAGACCCTGGTTTGTCCCCCCCCTGCTAGTAATATTATTAATACAACTCCTGGGGTGCCAGAGAGGTTGAGCAGGGTTGATGAAAGGTTAAGAGTTAAGAGTGAGGCGGTGAGGGGATGCAGGAGCCGGCAGGAACCAATAAGCCTTTTGTAGTTCACCATGAAgtcacagttttattttatttttattttttttaaatgtcaagctAAAAGACTGAAAATAGTACGACTAAAACACTTTGACTGGCAATGAAAACATGTCTGCTTGCCTTTTAATTTTCTTTGAACTATTCTGGCCAGTTATTCTTTCTGCCCCCCCAGATGGGGAACATGTCCTGCGCTGGTATGTGGGTTGATTTTCTACCGGGAGACACAAAGCCTGACTCCTCAGCATTTTGTCACAGGCTTGACTGGATTTCGGACACCCCAGTAGAATAAAAAACATAGCTAAACATGGGGGAGGACGGGGTCTCTGCCACTAAACGTTGTCCTGAAACATTTCTCAGGACTTTGAGAGGTCATTAATTTTGCCAGCCTTTTCTTAGTCTCTGACACTGGCCATCAATCAAAGGTGTTATTAGTATTCTCTCGACCCCAAACTCCGAGTGTGTCCCCGCTCCGACAGGGACCACACACTAGTAGGAAGAGATTAAGCCTGTGTGCGTCACATCACGTTGCTCCCTTGGAGCTGGGTGCTGCTGAATAAGTACATTCTCAGTCAGGGACACAGGGCGTGGTGCTAGTGTTTAACAATATCTCAACAATATAGATCTGTGTACTTAACATTTATGGTTGTGGGGAGAAAGGCACAGCAGATTAGTAAAGGCTTTCTCAAAAGTAAAATTCCCTAAAGCTCCAAACATGATGAGTTTATGAAAATTCTATTTATAGTTTGACATCCGCAATTAACGCTAGAATAAACGCCGGTCTATTATTAGGAATTTATAACTTAACAATTAACCTCACACTTAATGTCTTAGCCCTCCTGATGTCCacgggtcacatttgacccattttcatgGGTGGGGacaacaaaaacgtcagaagTGCAGaacaaattgacaaaaacatcagaaaaagtgacaaaaaacgtggacaaaagtgacgaaaacatcgggaaaaacgACAAAAGTCGACCAAAACGTTTGCACGGTTGTTGGGAAGACAACACCAGGGTTAAAAAGTTGGAAATGAACCCAAAAAAGCTCCAGAGTTCCTATATTTTTTTTCCGAGCTGGTCTGCCACAGCCCATCCCCTCTCGCCCTCTCAGCCTTTTATGCAACAATAGAAACTTGTTTCCGGGATCTGTGCGTCAGGCTCTGTGATGTGAAAGACCCGCCAGCACAAAAGCCAAAGCCTCTtgactggggaaaaaaaaaatgggggaTATAGCTGCCGTGACTGTGATGATGTCACTTTGCCAGAATTGTGCTGCTTGcaaagagaggaagacagaatcACTTTGGGCAGGCGTTAAAAAACTCGTGTTGTGATAGCTGACCTCCATTTTCCTCCTACACTTATGACACTAACGTTTCAAATTTACAAATAAGTGCCTAATGCCGGGTACAACTGAATATGCAAAGTCTCTGCAGTTCCCACGCATGACCTCTCGTTTCTTTCTCGCTAATATATCAGCAGGTCTTTTAATGGCCAGCTGTATAAACAGGAAACTGTTCTTTATTTTGTAACCATTTGTTGCTCATAGATTTGAGTTTTTCTGTGTTCCTTTTTCAGACACAGACTTGTTGTTGGGCCACAGATAATAAGATCAGTGCTATCACTTTCACTGTCCCTATTCTCCACCGGGAATTAACATGAGAAAGATTTTTGAGCGGCCTCACTCCCTCACTGCTTCAGACTTTTCTTTTCATCCCTCCAACTCTTAAACGAGTCGCCGCCTCACCTCAACGTGCACTTTTGTAAGAGGAGGGATCTTCGTTCAATTATTCAGCCGCAGCATGTCTGAACTTAAAGTACGAATAATTAATGAAGGTTTTAATGTGATCAGATAGAGACTTCTGCATTCTCTGGTAAACAAATAATATGTGCGGTAGTAACAGCaagttacacatttttattgtatagTCAAACTATGCCTAACTGTCCATTCACTTGAAATTCCACTTAAACTGGGATAAGTGCTGGCAACATAGCTATCTGGCTGTTGGACACATCCTCCGTTGTATTCACTGCTGGCCAAGAAACTTCCTGTAAATACGTTATTGTTTACAACAGAAGTTTCATACCCAGGATTTCTTAGGGTCAACATTTCTTCTGGCACACTGAGCCTGAACTGCACTTTATTCCCCCTAAAATTTAACAGCTCCGGCAGCTTTTCTAGTTAAATTGACTGTTCATTATTGAGAGCCATTTTACGAAGGGGCTGTGAGGTGCAATTTAATGAATCTCTGGCACAAAGCTCCCTTTCACTGCCGGGCGAAGAATAGAGGCTATTTAGACCCTGTAGGGCTTTATGTCAAAGGCAGCCCATAATAGTTGTCAGGCCAGGGCAGAAATTCCCACTGGCCTGGGAATGCACTAGAAATCAACTTTTGCCATGAGCAGATTAAGACACAAGCAAGCAGTTGGGAAGATTCTCCAAAAATGGTGGCATCTGTTGGGGCACAAAGATTtttcccacaaaaaaaaaaagaagcctttCTCGCTACTTCATAGCCTTGATTTGATAGTTGGGTATGTTTCAGTGCCTAAATGAACAGTAATAAGATTACAAGTTAACTTCTGTTTGATAATCCAGACAGGAAACTCCTAAGTAGGCATGGTGATTAAATGGTGGTTAAAAAGCAAGCAGGAATCACATGaataatgacatttttgtgGGATATCTAACTTTAACTAAAATAAATGTTGGTTTAAATGCGGTTTGTTGAATAATCATGTGTATCAAAACAGAATATGTTGTTGTAAGTTAATTAGAGAGATGATGGTGTAATAATTCTACCCAGCAGATTTACTGTACCCATCAGGATTTCAAagactttttctgctcaccattACAGTAATATCCTCCAGTTTCATGAAAGCGTTTTTGGTTcagagcacacacaaacagttaaACTAGAGGGGGAGAGTTCTGACAGAGGTTATTGTCTTCAACCCAGCAGGGAATTTCAGACAAATCCCTCTTAGATGCAGGTGGTCAGGCACAAGCAAAGAGTTAAGTCCTGCGGTCTCTTTGCCCCTCCTCTTTGATGTTCTGACATCATTAGTCCAGCCCCCTGAAAGATCCCCTCGCTTTCCTCAGAGCCCGTCACTTCTACTCTGGAATGTTTACAGGAACTTCATGAGCAGCATCAGGACCAAGTGTTTGTCAGAGGAAAAAAGACATGCTCTGAAGAAACTTTTGGTTCAGGGATCACAGAGGATGCCACAGGTGTAGCCGCTGGGCTCAACAGAGTAATGGCTGTTCAGACTGCAATCATGAACCCTCAGTTCATGAATTTCTGCTTCCCTGGTTCTGTGATGGAGTACGAGGTGGAGAAAAGTCTGGATGGGAGTCTCCTCGGTGAGGCAGAAAATGACGAGGACTACAAAGAGACCACTCGGGACTTGCTGAGCTTCATAGACTCGGCCTCCAGCAATATCAAGCTGGCTCTGGACAAGCCGGTGAAATCCAAGAGGAAAGTCAACCACCGGAAGTATCTACAGAAGCAGATCAAAAGGTGCACCGGCAATATAACACCAGGAAATGTAGCAGAAGTCCCAGTTAAAAGACAGGGTTCCCCCCTGGCTCAGCCCTTGCAGAGCAAAACTCTACCTAAACGTGACGGGGTCCAGGCCAATTTACAGAGCAAGAGCTTGGCGGCCCTCTTCAGCCCTGTGAAGGATATAAGGGGTGAGAAAGCCAAGAAACCACCCCTGAGGCATCGTAATCTGCCCCCTTCTTTCTTCACCGAGCCGGCCAACTGCTCCAAAGTCAGCTCCACGTCTGGGATGACGCTGAAGGACTTGGAGCGGGGCAATCCTGAAGCGGCGGAGTTCTTCGAGCTCTTGGGGCCAGATTACAGCAATATGGTCAGCGACCAGGACCTTTATCAAAGTATGCCTGTCCGGGTGCAGCCAGAGATGGGAGGCCCGGATCTTGCTTCCTACGATGCTAACCATTTAGTTGGGGGTCTCCTCTACTCTGAGCCCTGGACTAGCTGCTCAGTACCCACTAAGAAAGTAGGGGAGAATCTGCGAACTGGCCCAACCCAGCCCCCTGTTTACTGTCATTCTGAGGCTGCTTCCGGGTCCATAGAGGATAACGCACTGTGCACTTTGGCCTTCCCCAACTTCTTCACAGACTGCTCTATACCTCAGGTCACTTATGATTTAAGTGGCGGTTATAACAGAGCTAATTATTCATCTCTATGAGAAACTGACAATTCTGTTGTGGTAGAAGTGCTGGTAAAAGAGATACaattgctgtgacaaatgtaACAATAGTCTCAGAGAGTTGGATATTACtgtattatatttgtttatCTGTTGTGGAAGTAATATTGCAAAtggatttacagttttttttctatcatCCCCTCTCAACAACTTCATGTATCACTTTCCCCTGAGACAAACAAGGAACTTGAAATGGTGTCTTTCGAAAAATAATTGTCCAAAGCTTTTTTAAGTAACTGGATACCGTGTAGTTTTCAACATCGCCGTTTCATTGACTACACTGTTCTCTTTAAAATGATTCACATGTGCATATGATTTTCTTCATCTCAGGCAACTTCTATTGACATTctgaatgaaaatacatctgATTTTGTGCAAGCTTCAGTTTTGTCAGCAGAGTATGTGAGTCTGTTCCTTTGGATGTACGTCATTAATCTGGGACTTTGTTAATGAAGACATTTCATtctaacattttcattttttttttgtttatatcaGAGAACTGTTTGGCACATTTGACGCGACATGCTGCAACAATCTCTCAGCGAGGCACTTTTTGGTTCCTGTAAGTCACTGTTCTCTGTAGAGGGAGAAACTCATTCTGCTGAAATGATGACTACAACAATGTGTGatgctgtgttttgttgtaCAACATTTTACAGCTCagaaatgatttttttcagcTGGCAGATTTCCCACTTGCATCCATTTTGTTGGAAAAGCCTTATATGTATCTAGCTATTGTAAGAGGACAAAATAAAGCTGGTCTTTATTACCGTGACAACAGTGTCGGTTTTTGTGTTCAGCGCCAATCTCGGATATTGAGGTGTGATAATCAGAATACAAGAGGGCACAAAGCCAAAACACTGCATGCAATAAGGTGTACGTCTCTCCAATACTTTTATGCAGTCGTGTACAGAGTTCAGCTGTGTCAAGTCATTTGcatctaataaaaaaacatggcaatatgtaaatgaataaatatacatacaatatGGATAGAAACTCCTGTATGTCCTCAAGATAAGCAAACGGTTGAGTGTTTTACATGTCATTTTAAAGTTGTGTTATTGATGCTTCCTTGACCTTATTTGCaattatttgtgtttgttgtatttatttattcaaatgtttttaccATCTATCTGTAAcggtgaagcactttgtaacccCGGGTTTGAGAAGTGCTTTATAAATTACGTTTTACTTACTATTAGAATGCAATCCGATGCAACTGTCTTGTAATGGGCTATGACGTAGCTGAgccaacacacaaacaataaaaaaaacaaaaaaacagaacactTTAAGTAGTATTTACTTGGCTGTGTTGCATTGTGTTACATCATACAGGTGTTACAGTGTATATACATTATGTAATATATAGAGTTGACTCTATGTAGGCTATAGAAGATGCTTGAAaagaatatatactgtaaatacaatgCTGATTGCTGATTGAtaggggcagtggtggcctaaaggttaaagaagcgtGCTTGTGACCCAgaggttcaatccccagaccgacgggataaaatctgggtggggaaagtgaaagagcagcacttgtccctccctcatcaccaccactgaggtgcccttgagcaaggcccttaacacCAACCACTCCAgcggagctgctcagtggccagcagatcagactgtggttgtaccgggcaacttccaggtatgaatgcgttgcaaatgagaatttgttctcgaTCGACttaggttaaataaataaaaaataaaaaatcaatgtCTAATCtaaataaattgaaattgaaattccAGCCTCATTTGTTAAGATGTTAgccaaaggaagaaaaaaaaacaatctaacAATTATGAGTAGTATAAAACGATTTTATCGGTGTAACACATTGGAGAGAGATTTCATCTGGGACTGAGAGCCGGCATGGTAAACACTATGTGCAGCATAAACGCCTCAAAGCGTTGTGAGATTAGAAAAATGTAAGTTCATGTAAATGTTAAACCTCTTAACATAATTACCCTTAATTAACTTCTCAGCATTTCAACAAACATGTTCTCATTGAGCAACGACGGAGGAAGTGTGACattcatttcaattaaattCACACTTTTGGCTACCACAGCAGTCCACTGGTCCATTCGGTGgctaaatgtctaaatatggACGTTATGCTAATAATTGTTTAAGGATTTAATCATTTATTCAATCATttcctgcagttttttttttttttggggggggggctattcCCTGTATTGTGTAGAGACGGTGGATAGACacaaaagggggagagagatggggtatgacacgcagcaaagggcagcaggtcagattttAACCCGCACTGCTGCAGGACTCTTACTCAACACTCTTaatgggtgagctagaggacgCCCCGTTTCCTGCAGTTTTTATATAAAGTTGGCTTGGGATTTAAACCTGAAACTTCACACTTCTCACAGGAGATCTCTCCCTGGAGATGTGAATACCGTGACTCTACCaacagtatacattattatcaCCATCTGCTGGccggggaaggttcattcacctTCTAACGTGGAGGCAAACCTCATCATGGTGCAGACACTATATCTCAATCTAAAGTGAATTCTTGAAATTAGGTGAAAACACTATTGTCACATTGTACGTGACTGGCCTAAGCATTACTAACTAAACCAGGGGTCTttaacgttttttaggccaaggacccctaacctgaaagagagacgagcagggaccccctactacatatattgtataaaattgagttgcataataaactgagCTGACAATAACATGTAAggtggcctaaagcctataCACGTTCCTTTTTATGATGccctacaatactaagctactATTTAACTATTCATATATCatcacatcatgttttaatatcAAACATActtgtggaaggcacagtgaatccataAGCCTACCTGTATCATACATAAGTGTATTTTTAATGTTGTTGagggttttttttagttttttttttcttatttatctttgctaatagtatgttggattcatgttaacatattattttttttaaacatgttttaagtaAATTCGGGCGGCCCCCCTGcaatgactctgaggaccccctaggggtcgcggaccccctgttgaagatctgtgAACTGAACTAAACTACAATAAAATCTGCATGTTAGGGCCAGCAAACCTCAGTATTTTGTGTAAAAGCAATGAGAACATCCTGGTGGTTGTCTCTTTTAACAGAGATACTTTTCCTGTGGTATCCAGCTGTTTCAGCATTGGCCAACTATACAGTAGAAGAGGCGTGTCAAATCAAGGAGAGTCCTTACACATACTctttatgataaaaaaaaaaagtatttctataaataaaatacaactattttAGCTTTTCCTAAACATGCTTGATCTGGCTCAGTGCCATAGCCTACTCCTTCAGATTACATTGTACATTCATACTGACTGGgggggtttgttttttttcccccccaagaTGTATTGACCAATAGCTTACTCCCTGTCTCAATTTTCAATCAAGAAACAATATATTATGGCAGAGCaccacaaatacagtatgtccGTGTATGTAGTGCTGTATCCTTAGGCCTGCAAGCAGTTGCACAACAAACACACTAGATGGCAGTAATGTTCCATTGAAAACCCAATGTCCACCACTCCCAACAAGACAGAAAGACACTTGTATCTGATGTATgagattaaatatgaaattgtaGCCTTGTGTGGTGAAACCTGAGtgctttttcagatgtttttccATAAAATAAATCTGTTGGAGGGGAATGAATGCTtgttaaactaaaatgtttaATCTCTCGGTCTTTTTCAGAGGTGGTTCAAATGGATTTTCGCTCACTAGTGTTAAGATGCTTACTCCTGTAAGCGTATTATATCATGGTGTACATATTCATTGTAAAATATGCTCTACTTTGAAGCTGATATTGTCGGCCAGGCTTTTCTTCTACCAGCTGGCTTTGTTTGCagattggtcaacactacactatGTCATATGCAGGACAAAACAATATCTGGCAATTTGCAATACAgcaaactacacacacagaaggcATATTTAGATTTTCTGTCCCTGAGTTGACACCAGCTGATACATTCAGATTAGACCCTACTGATGGAGCCACAACTGTATCCTGCTTTGATTTATAGCACACTGGAGATGCAGTGTTTGTCAAAGCGATTAACAAGATCTGTGTTGGCGCAGACCTGAATAACAAGAGCCACATATCTAGGTAAACTAGATAATGTTCAGCTGATTTTCTCTGGCATGGTATGTGAAGTCCTataatgcaggaaaaaaaagtgtactgaaatgaaatgagctcCACTGCAGAAAAGTTATACATTCTAGAGTTGTTTGCTTCCTAGTGCTACGTTGGAAATTGAGTATCCATCCACACTTGCCCTCTCACTGACCTTTCACAGCTAGTCCTCATGTCTTGTTTACGCCACACGCACAGTGCCAGATGATATCCACGAGCCCGTGAGCCTCTCACATGCAACCTTTGTCTCAAGTCAAAGAACCATTTTTGCACGTTTGTTTTATGGAGAGCAAATCAATACAACGAGAGAAGGAATTCACATGCAGACGATTGAAGCGCGGCATCGCCATTATCTTCAATAAATTGCTTTGCAGGAAAAATTACATATCACAACAGGTTCATGTTTGGCTTAATAAAATAAGCTTTGTGGCTCATGGTACCTGCTGATTATAGTTTATTTGATTGGAAAGATGAGACCAATGTTTGAAACTTGACTTTTCTTTCTGCACATTTACTGACATACAACTAGATACGTTGTATATAGAGTGAGATTTGTgatttataatattatattttgtgtggcgcccgggtagctcagttggtagagcaggtgcccatacgtagaggtttactcctcgggctagggtttgactctgacctgcggccctttgctgtcattccccccctctcttcccttttaatgtcttcagctgtcctgtcaaaataaaggtctaaaatgcccataaaataatcttttaatgtATTGTATAGTTATTGGGATcgtgatgtgtgtatatatactatataataaatTGTGAGTTTATGTTTTTGCATGAGattgaaatattattattttgggaTACTGCTATTGTGATTTTCAtactatattttttattgttgtatattgttccAAGTTCAGATGGCCCAATGTCTGAATGAATGTAAACTTGCCACTGAAGCcaacagtttttatttatttattattttttcacaaTAAACATCTTTTAAATATGTCACCCCTTGAGTCCGTCTGCATTCTATGGGTGGAACAtattttataataacaaaatatatcTGTCATAACCGAATATAAGCAGTTAATTTCACCTGTGCTTCAGTGTccaaatagtgtttttttttttattatcagccCATACAGCAATCGGTGTATTCCTTTGGTTCTGATGTGTCCTTCCAAATATTTCCAATCGAAGTCTTCAGATAGGTCCTTTGTAAAGACCAAATTAAACTTTAACTTTCAAGGATTGTACTTCTGCAAGCTCTTAAAGGTTTTAAATACAGTCTGTACAGAGACTTCACACTGCATTTCTCACATCTTGTATTGCAATGCCTTAACCAGTGATAGCAGTTAGTATTtgtgaacatttattttaaattaataatgTATCCTTGCCTAATCCTTTTCTTGTCTATGGAAGTAAAATTGTTCCAAAAGACAAATTGCTTACAGCACAGTATATTTCTTTCCATATGTATGTCATCTCTCACTGCTTTCCATTTAAGACTGCATTCATTTTCAGCAGCTATGCTGCACTGTTTTCCTCCTCAGGGTGTTGTGGGAAGGCTTGcttacatttctgtgttttttgtcaGTGTGATAACAATTGCAAGCTGTGCAGACGACAAAAGTCTTGGCTAGATTAAAGACAATATTGCCGAGATTTTTCATCTCCGGCAGATGCTTGCCATATTGACAGACACAACTCTCTCATGCAAATCACATTAATAAATAGCCTCTAAAAGCCATTCCCTGCTCTGATGACAGACTTTAATAGGTGGGGTCGCTCCtgtttcttaaaaaagaacaccTTCTTTTAATTCAGCATGATTTAAAATGGACAAACCTGAACTATCAAAAGGGTTTAAGGAAGCAAAATGTCACTATTGTAAATGTAATCAGATGCTTTAAATATGTAGTAAGGGTCTGATGATAGACTCCAATGCAGTTGTTAAGGATGCTGAAAAAATATGTATTCTTTTAATCTTATTACATGGAATTATAGTAAACATACAATTGAGTTGTAGGTAATCTAATAAAGCAAGATTAACCACTTTATTGAGTGATCaggaaggtaaaaaaaaaataaaaaatgaccaaacacaaatttccttactttttgtgctaagtttatatatatttacctgAATGTTATCTGTTGAATCTCGTTCACTATGAGGAagccatccatctatccataaTTATTCTGCTTATCTAAGTCAGGTCATGCTTATGTGAGCTGAGAATCCAAGGCGTGTTTTTGCCCAAGCAGCCTCCTCGGGTTCCTCTAGTTGGTCATGCCCCACCAGAGACACAGCTAGAAACATTTTGGGCCCCCTGACAACGGCTAAACAGAAGCTTTAACACTCTGAATATCTAATATCCATAAACACATCCTGTCCAGCTCTGGGCCCGTTGAATTATTCAAGGCTTCCCCCCCACAAAATAGTGTCGCTGTGCTCTCTGTACACCTTCACAGAGAGGTCCCTCTGGCTTCGTAGGTCAACTCTTATTGATGACCCTCTCATCCTGTCAATTTCGGCCACGTGTTGCTGCCGTTTGATCACTAAAGCATGTGACCAAAGGTGAAGGTCAGAAAGATGATCAGCTGGTAAATCAAGAGCTTTTTAATGTGCTTGTTGATTCTTTTTCCAAGACTGTGTTCATATTACTAATGTTCCAAACTAGCAGTCAAACTCCAAAAACCTTCTTTGTCACAGTCGCATGCTCTCTCACCTGGATTAGACAGGCAACCCTTTGTCTGGGAGAGAACCACAGCCTAGGATCTGGAAGTAAGGATCAGCATCTTGATTACTTTATCCTGCAAAAGCTTTGCGTTTACAATAATGTTGATGGTTAACATTAGTAGCAAAACAGCAGCTGTGCTGTGCCCACTGCTGTGCATTGATTTCACAAACTTTATGAATTTCCAGTCTTTGAATATTACAATCAGGAGAGGGGACAGGGCGTAACTGTTGGTGATTTCAGCCTCCCatactcctgcagcacctcTGGGAACATGGTCATTAGGCTTttccaaatcctccaaacgcaTGTAGACAGGATTTGCATATTCTCATAAGTCCCCAATTATCTTCAATGTGAAGTTTAGTCTTTTTTCCCACCACCACTTTTAGCAATGTCTCTTTTAATACAATGCAGTCCAAGCAACCGTGCACTGCCCGAGTGCTTACAAATGGTGACTGCTCATTTATTcacttgtctgtttgttttgtttctcagtGCTGTATTCCAGCACTGTGTGGCAGTGCTTAGTGTTAACTGCGTGAAAATGATTTGGGGCGGCAATTGATGTCCTGTGGCTCAGTGAGCCAAGTTCCTTCCAGATACTTCCAACATCAACATGAGAATGTGGAATGAACTATACGGACATTGTTTACATGACATCTTCTGTTACACACCCTGAGCCCcccagtaaagaaaaaaaaagatacattttacttggttaaaatcatttaaaaaaaatgtaggaaaGAAAACATAACAGCGTTTTTATACTACTGACACAACAATATGCACATAGCAAGCAGGATGATAACTGTCACATTCTGCCTTTTGTCTATTCATTTCACAACCTTCATTGCTGTTCTCTACCTGTCCACCAGATGCCCTCGGACTTCTCCACCTGTCCCAGTCACCGGACTCACATCCAGTCACTCCCACCTGCCCTGAAATAACCCCTTTCCAGCCATTCCCAGACCTTCCCCGCCCACTTCCTCACCTGTTTCCACTTTCCCTCATCAGCCCTGTAGTACACATACCAGCCCCTTTTCCTCAATTATTTGCCAGATTGTCAATGATGCTGATGCTTTCCATCCATCTGAACCTGCAACCGGAACCCTTACCTTCCTGTAAGCCTTTATACTCGCACAattgtctgcatttgggtcctttcCCTTATTGCCTTATTGACAGATAACTATATGATGACCAAATCATGATTACAATTATAAAGTTCTTCAATAATAGTAGGTAATTCACATTGTACTCTTC
It contains:
- the fam181b gene encoding protein FAM181B; translated protein: MAVQTAIMNPQFMNFCFPGSVMEYEVEKSLDGSLLGEAENDEDYKETTRDLLSFIDSASSNIKLALDKPVKSKRKVNHRKYLQKQIKRCTGNITPGNVAEVPVKRQGSPLAQPLQSKTLPKRDGVQANLQSKSLAALFSPVKDIRGEKAKKPPLRHRNLPPSFFTEPANCSKVSSTSGMTLKDLERGNPEAAEFFELLGPDYSNMVSDQDLYQSMPVRVQPEMGGPDLASYDANHLVGGLLYSEPWTSCSVPTKKVGENLRTGPTQPPVYCHSEAASGSIEDNALCTLAFPNFFTDCSIPQVTYDLSGGYNRANYSSL